Proteins co-encoded in one Rickettsiales bacterium genomic window:
- a CDS encoding class I SAM-dependent methyltransferase: protein MIEIYISKKASDEVRAGFPWVYNSEILKNSMLETLEAGELVKILDNKGKFLSIGYFNYKSIISIRILNQNSQEKIDKDFFKTRIKNAVKKREKFSIKQGNFNTKFCRLIFGEADFLPGFIVDSYGDYLSCEITTMGAFKLKQFFLDALSEISQAKGLIISINPSDKSEFLQAEKFVIGEIPEIIEIQENGIFYYANLQEGQKTGWFYDQRRNRGFLTSYANDKNFLDLFSHSGGFGVLAGVRGAKNIFMVDSSELALGLAKISAKKNNILEKCKFIKQDAFDFLNKYNPKDEIFFDIISADPPAFIKAKKYVESGMKGYEKLVQGCLNLFDFQNVSDEKKYFALTSCSHHAEKSRLKKVAENVILREAKDLEYKKLKCELIADFSADIDHTPHPKLAKTNYLKFLCWGIN from the coding sequence ATGATTGAAATCTATATTTCAAAAAAAGCAAGTGATGAAGTGCGAGCTGGATTTCCTTGGGTTTATAACTCGGAAATCCTTAAAAACTCTATGCTTGAAACTTTAGAGGCAGGCGAGTTAGTAAAGATTTTGGATAACAAAGGGAAATTTTTGAGTATTGGATATTTTAATTATAAATCAATAATTTCAATAAGGATATTAAACCAAAATTCACAAGAAAAAATTGATAAAGATTTCTTCAAAACAAGAATTAAAAATGCTGTTAAAAAAAGAGAAAAATTTTCTATAAAGCAAGGCAATTTTAACACAAAATTTTGTCGTTTAATTTTTGGTGAAGCCGATTTTCTACCCGGTTTTATAGTTGATTCTTATGGCGATTATCTCTCCTGTGAAATTACAACTATGGGAGCCTTCAAATTGAAGCAGTTTTTTCTTGATGCACTTTCTGAAATTTCGCAAGCCAAAGGGTTGATTATTTCGATTAATCCATCTGATAAATCAGAATTTCTGCAAGCGGAAAAATTTGTTATTGGAGAAATTCCTGAAATTATTGAAATTCAAGAAAATGGAATTTTTTATTATGCTAACTTGCAGGAGGGGCAGAAAACCGGCTGGTTTTATGATCAGAGAAGAAATCGTGGTTTTTTGACTTCTTATGCGAATGATAAAAACTTCTTGGATTTATTCTCTCATTCTGGTGGTTTTGGAGTTTTAGCGGGCGTTAGGGGTGCAAAAAATATCTTTATGGTTGATAGCTCAGAGTTAGCTCTTGGGCTTGCAAAAATTTCCGCTAAGAAAAATAATATTTTGGAAAAGTGCAAATTTATTAAGCAAGATGCATTTGATTTTTTGAATAAATATAACCCAAAAGATGAAATATTTTTTGATATAATTTCTGCTGATCCCCCAGCTTTTATTAAGGCTAAAAAATATGTTGAATCTGGAATGAAGGGTTATGAGAAATTGGTTCAAGGTTGTTTGAATTTATTTGATTTTCAAAATGTAAGTGATGAAAAAAAATATTTTGCATTAACTTCTTGTTCGCATCACGCTGAAAAATCTAGGCTTAAAAAAGTTGCAGAAAATGTCATTTTGAGAGAGGCAAAAGATCTAGAATATAAAAAACTTAAATGCGAATTAATCGCAGATTTCTCTGCCGATATAGACCACACCCCCCACCCTAAACTTGCTAAAACAAATTACCTAAAATTTCTTTGTTGGGGGATTAATTAA